A window of the Aspergillus flavus chromosome 6, complete sequence genome harbors these coding sequences:
- the hbx1 gene encoding putative homeobox transcription factor (Removal of hbx1 causes an abolishment of conidial production and sclerotial development. Additionally hbx1 is required for production of aflatoxin, aflatrem, and cyclopiazonic acid in Aspergilus flavus. Author: Tim Satterlee, Northern Illinois University), which translates to MNYLHHPYAYAGHAAVPMEQPIAYDPTMAHPSMMHPMEGYIYPHPPFDMIDFYHQPIMDYEEYAENLSRPRLTKEQVETLEAQFQAHPKPSSNVKRQLAAQTNLSLPRVANWFQNRRAKAKQQKRQEEFERMQKAKTEAEEAARIKIENAEKSESNPDVKEETDKETPKQSSDQTMSDDRTKTPASNSRSKHHKTKSESAREATFASLQRALNAAVAAREHYSPDEQGQPATIHEGSVSPTTTYSGMNNHGDSRAAQSSSTTPFSEWENAKETAMSWSASQSPQEHLGYSAAESLTVPELDGSHQNVQHSDTLQFHSSQNEEWSGQVQGTKSFPGYHSSNDAEASYSAAQYTLHPESSLSRRGSSDDLADSLEGIGIHAAGLPIRTDRSSWKEAGKELDLAARRKRPRPAAIGTSRSSSMLAGSAASMSPTTRLPSYGSAPGVRQSKSAQCLNSRYAGVRKASAAQRSPLNLSSFAEAGALGTSKPEMSSMLSPAVTTGGLAPPTPLTPDDLHHFIPNTPSDGGYCLSAQPTSQLFPTTQPMQINIASPPATPMAMDMLSTYQYHSVAPPMSAPAHYTSFPDYVTCEGAPLTGRSWTGANSMPSPEAAFQNRVPITQADVSSLSYGQALEQGRQPADSLSAAGSPPLMYTTDADMHTSSGSFHGDAKPTEFYIHEFPEQQEAHRFVAQQLPQKPKAYTFNNQTPSDWRGN; encoded by the exons ATGAATTATCTTCACCACCCATACGCGTATGCTGGTCATGCTGCGGTCCCCATGGAACAGCCCATTGCCTATGATCCGACAATGGCACACCCATCCATGATGCATCCAATGGAGGGCTACATCTATCCGCACCCACCTTTTGACATGATCGACTTCTACCATCAGCCTATTATGGACTACGAGGAATATGCAGAGAACTTGTCTCGTCCACGGTTGACTAAGGAACAAGTTGAGACCCTGGAGGCCCAATTCCAGGCCCACCCAAAGCCCAGCAGCAATGTTAAGCGTCAATTGGCTGCTCAAACAAACCTCAGCCTTCCTCGGGTTGCT AACTGGTTCCAAAACAGACGCGCAAAGGCCAAGCAGCAGAAGCGACAGGAAGAGTTCGAAAGGATGCAGAAGGCGAAAACAGAGGCCGAGGAAGCTGCCCGGATCAAGATAGAGAATGCCGAGAAATCCGAATCGAACCCAGACGTCAAAGAAGAGACAGACAAGGAAACCCCAAAGCAATCATCCGATCAGACCATGTCTGATGACCGTACTAAGACACCTGCTTCTAACTCACGATCGAAGCATCACAAAACAAAGAGCGAGTCGGCTCGGGAAGCAACCTTTGCATCATTGCAACGAGCCTTGAATGCCGCTGTTGCTGCTCGAGAACATTATAGTCCGGATGAACAGGGTCAACCTGCTACCATCCATGAGGGCTCGGTGTCTCCGACAACAACCTACTCAGGCATGAACAACCACGGTGATAGCCGAGCTGCCCAGAGCAGTTCCACAACTCCGTTCTCCGAATGGGAAAACGCCAAGGAGACTGCGATGTCGTGGTCCGCATCTCAGAGTCCCCAAGAACATCTTGGCTACTCCGCTGCCGAGTCGCTAACTGTCCCGGAATTAGACGGCTCTCATCAGAATGTGCAGCACAGTGACACCCTCCAGTTCCACTCTTCACAAAATGAGGAGTGGTCCGGCCAGGTCCAAGGGACAAAATCCTTCCCTGGCTATCACTCATCCAACGACGCAGAAGCTTCTTATAGTGCAGCTCAATATACCTTGCACCCAGAGAGCTCATTGTCAAGACGAGGCTCTTCTGATGATCTTGCTGACTCCCTCGAAGGTATCGGGATTCATGCGGCTGGACTTCCGATCAGAACGGACCGATCTTCATGGAAAGAAGCCGGCAAGGAACTTGACCTTGCGGCCCGGAGAAAGCGGCCTAGGCCTGCTGCTATCGGTACTTCAAGGTCGTCGTCCATGTTGGCAGGATCGGCAGCGTCCATGTCCCCGACCACAAGACTCCCAAGCTACGGCTCTGCACCTGGTGTGAGACAGTCGAAATCAGCGCAATGTCTCAACTCACGTTACGCAGGTGTTCGGAAAGCATCTGCAGCTCAGCGTTCGCCTTTGAACCTGTCTTCCTTTGCCGAAGCCGGGGCCTTGGGTACTTCCAAGCCAGAGATGTCATCGATGCTGTCGCCTGCCGTCACCACGGGTGGGCTGGCTCCACCAACTCCCTTGACACCAGATGACCTGCATCACTTCATTCCAAATACTCCTAGTGATGGCGGTTACTGTCTGTCTGCCCAACCCACCAGCCAATTATTCCCTACAACACAGCCCATGCAAATCAACATTGCCTCTCCTCCCGCTACGCCTATGGCTATGGATATGCTTTCCACCTACCAGTACCACAGTGTTGCACCACCAATGTCCGCTCCTGCCCATTATACTTCGTTTCCTGATTATGTCACTTGCGAAGGAGCCCCTTTGACGGGCAGGAGTTGGACAGGTGCCAACTCGATGCCCTCACCAGAGGCAGCCTTTCAGAACCGTGTCCCAATAACCCAGGCGGATGTTTCATCTCTGTCATATGGACAAGCTCTGGAGCAGGGTCGACAGCCTGCTGATAGCCTCTCAGCTGCTGGGTCACCGCCCCTGATGTATACGACGGATGCTGATATGCATACATCGTCAGGGTCATTCCATGGTGATGCGAAGCCGACGGAGTTCTATATCCACGAATTCCCCGAGCAGCAGGAAGCTCATCGGTTTGTTGCGCAGCAACTGCCGCAGAAACCAAAGGCGTATACGTTCAATAACCAAACGCCGAGCGATTGGAGAGGAAATTGA
- a CDS encoding putative glycerol-3-phosphate phosphatase, which yields MTKGQGSFSAPPQVVTFDGLLSDFDGTIVDSTDAIVKHWHKIGEELGVDPKAILATSHGRRSIDTLQEYDPKLANWEYVSFIEGRIPKEFGSDAVEIPGARYLLSQLDDAGACWGVVTSGTRALVDGWLGVMNLTHPKMLVVAEDVELGKPDPRCYLLGRKRLGLEHSSSLVVLEDAPSGIRAGKAAGFKVIALTTTHSLEQLQEAGADWIVEDLRSLSVKGVVDGRILLEIRDAYQ from the exons ATGACTAAAGGCCAAGGCTCATTCTCAGCCCCTCCGCAAGTCGTCACTTTTGATGGCCTCCTTTCAGATTTCGACGGAACTATCGTCGATTCGACTGATG CGATTGTGAAGCACTGGCACAA GATCGGCGAGGAGCTAGGAGTTGACCCTAAGGCTATTTTGGCCACGTCCCATGGACGTCGGAGCATTGATACGCTGCAGGAGTATGATCCGAAGCTGGCGAATTGGGAGT ACGTCAGCTTTATCGAAGGCCGCATCCCTAAAGAGTTTGGCTCCGATGCTGTTGAAATCCCCGGCGCTAGATACCTCCTTTCGCAGCTCGACGACGCCGGTGCCTGCTGGGGTGTCGTCACCTCCGGCACGCGCGCACTCGTTGATGGCTGGCTAGGTGTCATGAACCTCACGCATCCGAAAATGCTTGTTGTCGCGGAGGATGTCGAGCTGGGCAAGCCCGACCCGCGATGCTATCTGCTTGGCCGTAAGCGCCTCGGTCTGGAACATTCGTCATCGCTAGTCGTGCTTGAGGATGCGCCCTCGGGCATTAGAGCAGGCAAGGCTGCGGGATTCAAGGTGATCGCGCTGACGACGACCCACTCCCTGGAGCAACTTCAAGAGGCTGGCGCAGACTGGATTGTGGAGGACTTGAGAAGTCTTTCGGTCAAGGGCGTGGTTGATGGACGCATTCTGTTGGAGATTCGGGATGCATATCAATAA
- a CDS encoding P-loop containing nucleoside triphosphate hydrolase protein — MVKLGKNSKRTPVRLRHKIEKASAAKQRKQRKLAKKNPEWRSKIKKDPGIPNLFPHKAQLLHEMEERKRLKAEEQERIRDEARARKKAQKESQQQGDDAEDVMENDIDLEGDSDDEDMDEDVDESSNPMAALLASARARAAEYEDQHESDDDDEMDEDEDEDMDGMDEDEEEGGAALGDSAPQLVSQTHSKESSRRQFDKVFKQVVDAADVVLYVLDARDPEGTRSKDVEREIMAAAGGNKRMILILNKIDLIPPPVLKNWLVHLRRYFPTLPLKASNGTANAHSFDHKQLTVKGTSETLFKALKSYAHSKNLKRSISVGVIGYPNVGKSSVINALTARLNKGSSNACPTGAEAGVTTNLREVKLDNKLKLIDSPGIVFPNAEKKKSKKKQVEERARLVLLNAIPPKQIEDPVPAVSLLLKRLSTSEDLKSKLLQLYGIPALFNAGDQTHDFLIHVARKRGRLGKHGVPNIEAAAMTVINDWRDGRIQGWVDAPVLPVVAATDDASAPAAAASGVDTKQVVTEWAKEFKIEGLWGDGADAEMAE; from the exons ATGGTCAAGCTAG GCAAAAACTCGAAGCGGACGCCCGTCCGGTTACGGCACAAGATCGAGAAGGCCTCTGCAGCCAAGCAACGGAAGCAGAGAAAGCTTGCCAAGAAG AATCCCGAATGGCGCtcaaagatcaagaaggatcCGGGTATTCCTAATTTGTTCCCACACAAGGCtcagcttctccatgagatggaggagaggaagcgATTGAAGGCCGAGGAACAGGAGCGCATCCGTGATGAGGCGCGCGCTCGCAAGAAGGCACAGAAGGAGTCGCAACAGCAAGGAGACGACGCCGAGGACGTGATGGAAAATGATATTGATCTGGAGGGTGActccgacgatgaagatatggatgaggatgttgatgaatCGTCGAACCCCATGGCTGCGCTACTTGCCTCTGCGCGCGCGAGAGCGGCAGAGTATGAAGATCAACATGagagcgatgatgacgatgagatggacgaggatgaggatgaggatatggacggcatggatgaggatgaggaagagggcggTGCTGCGCTGGGCGATTCCGCTCCCCAGCTTGTTTCACAGACTCACAGCAAGGAGAGCTCTCGGCGACAATTCGATAAGGTGTTCAAGCAGGTTGTTGACGCTGCGGATGTTGTGCTGTATGTGCTTGATGCTCGCGATCCGGAGGGCACCCGGTCCAAGGATGTGGAGCGTGAGATTATGGCGGCGGCTGGTGGAAACAAGAGAAtgatcctcatcctcaacaagATCGATCTTATCCCTCCGCCGGTGCTGAAGAACTGGCTGGTCCACTTGCGCCGATACTTCCCCACCCTGCCCTTGAAGGCTTCTAATGGCACCGCCAACGCTCACAGCTTCGACCACAAGCAGTTGACCGTCAAGGGTACATCAGAGACGCTTTTCAAGGCTCTCAAGTCCTACGCGCACAGCAAGAACCTGAAGCGGTCCATCTCCGTCGGTGTGATCGGTTACCCCAACGTCGGAAAGTCCTCTGTCATCAATGCCCTCACTGCCCGTCTCAACAAGGGCTCCAGCAACGCATGCCCCACCGGTGCCGAGGCCGGTGTCACCACTAACCTGCGGGAGGTGAAGCTGGACAACAAGCTTAAGCTGATCGACTCCCCCGGTATCGTGTTCCCTAAtgctgagaagaagaagtccaagaagaagcaggtgGAGGAGCGTGCGCGCCTCGTCCTCCTGAACGCCATCCCCCCGAAACAGATCGAGGACCCGGTCCCGGCCGTGTCCCTGCTCCTCAAGCGTCTGTCCACTTCCGAGGACCTCAAGTCGAAGCTGTTGCAACTATATGGCATCCCCGCTCTTTTCAACGCTGGCGACCAGACTCACGACTTCCTGATTCACGTTGCCCGCAAACGCGGTCGTCTGGGTAAGCACGGTGTGCCCAACATCGAGGCCGCAGCCATGACCGTGATCAATGACTGGAGGGACGGACGGATCCAAGGATGGGTCGATGCTCCTGTGCTGCCAGTTGTCGCCGCGACCGATGATGCTTCGGCTCCTGCAGCCGCTGCGTCGGGCGTGGATACGAAGCAGGTTGTCACTGAATGGGCCAAGGAGTTCAAGATTGAGGGTCTGTGGGGTGATGGCGCTGATGCGGAGATGGCGGAATAA
- a CDS encoding DHS-like NAD/FAD-binding domain-containing protein: MDDGFSDVSELSSPPASPTPPPGFYPSPPPSQEADESSGTRSQDRDDLPPAKKRRRVAAPKERRTQRLDLSSSAGLSYTEQQAQIDLLTKTIRRHRKIVVIAGAGISTSAGIPDFRSTDGLFKSLQKKHNLKASGKLLFDAAVYQDETLTASFQDMVRSLSEEAAKTSPTAFHHMLARISQENRLTRLYTQNIDGIETSMPPLATQIPLNVKAPWPRTIQLHGSLEKMVCQKCRHLGDFDGDMFDRPDAPECPECARNNQFRIETGQRSHGIGKMRPRIVLYNEHNPDEEAITSVMNADVRSRPDALIVVGTSLKIPGVRRLVKSLCSVIRSRRNGVTMWINNEPPAGKEFEDCWDLMVKGDCEEVARLAALKRWDDHSENVFDECNASEVERVKNEHGVSIVIETPKKRQKTQTGFLTPSSSHDEEASKVPKKGGSRSNPASRGRSLQEVLKASKTAESKKPAAKKSAPRRKIKKDEPAKNTRITTFSKVTKAQKVATDTEKAVKLEKEENKPMHPLPPGAARNNGPMIPQLAQKGEETPQRSSRWRQPDTISPKSVPKGMSQLLNQPAA, translated from the exons ATGGACGATGGATTCTCGGACGTATCGGAGCTGAGCTCGCCGCCAGCTTCACCGACACCACCGCCAGGGTTCTATCCCTCGCCGCCTCCGTCACAGGAAGCAGACGAGTCAAGCGGCACCCGCAGCCAAGACCGAGATGACTTGCCGCCcgcaaaaaaaagaagacggGTCGCCGCCCCCAAGGAACGCCGAACACAACGTCTTGATCTCTCCAGCAGCGCCGGACTTTCTTATACTGAACAGCAGGCGCAGATCGATCTGTTAACGAAAACCATTCGTCGGCACCGCAAAATTGTCGTCATCGCTGGAGCGGGCATCTCCACCTCGGCCGGCA TTCCCGACTTCCGCTCGACGGATGGACTTTTTAAATCTCTACAGAAAAAACACAACCTAAAAGCGTCGGGGAAACTTCTCTTCGATGCTGCCGTCTATCAAGATGAAACACTAACCGCCTCCTTCCAAGACATGGTGCGGTCGCTGTCCGAAGAGGCAGCCAAGACCTCCCCAACGGCTTTTCACCACATGCTGGCTCGGATTAGCCAAGAAAATCGTCTGACCCGCCTGTACACCCAGAACATCGATGGCATTGAGACATCCATGCCTCCCTTAGCTACTCAGATCCCATTGAATGTAAAAGCCCCATGGCCGCGCACGATCCAGCTGCACGGAAgcctggagaagatggtgtgCCAGAAATGTCGTCATCTCGGTGACTTCGATGGCGACATGTTCGACCGTCCAGATGCTCCGGAATGTCCAGAATGCGCAAGGAACAACCAATTTCGCATCGAGACGGGGCAGcgcagccatggcatcgGTAAAATGCGGCCCCGTATTGTGCTCTACAACGAACACAACCCGGATGAGGAAGCCATTACGTCGGTTATGAACGCTGATGTACGCTCGCGCCCGGACGCGCTGATCGTGGTGGGCACTAGTCTAAAAATTCCCGGCGTGCGGCGCCTGGTGAAGAGTCTTTGTTCCGTCATCCGGAGTCGCCGAAACGGGGTGACCATGTGGATCAACAATGAACCTCCGGCCGGCAAAGAGTTTGAAGATTGCTGGGACTTGATGGTCAAGGGGGATTGTGAGGAAGTGGCACGGCTGGCCGCCCTGAAACGGTGGGATGACCACTCCGAGAACGTATTCGACGAATGCAATGCATCTGAGGTGGAGCGCGTGAAGAACGAGCATGGAGTGTCGATTGTCATCGAAacaccgaagaagaggcaAAAGACTCAAACGGGCTTCCTCACGCCTTCCTCCAGTCACGACGAAGAGGCTTCAAAAGTACCAAAGAAGGGCGGATCTCGGTCCAACCCCGCCAGTCGCGGGCGCAGCCTCCAGGAAGTGCTCAAGGCGTCCAAGACCGCGGAGTCCAAGAAGCCAGCCGCAAAGAAGAGTGCCCCTCGcaggaagatcaagaaagacGAGCCGGCTAAGAATACCCGGATTACCACCTTCAGCAAGGTTACTAAGGCGCAGAAGGTCGCGACCGACACGGAAAAGGCGGTCAAgctggagaaagaggaaaacaaGCCAATGCACCCTCTGCCTCCGGGTGCAGCTCGCAACAATGGCCCGATGATTCCTCAGCTGGCTcagaagggagaagagacCCCTCAGCGCAGCAGTCGTTGGCGCCAGCCAGACACAATTTCTCCCAAATCGGTTCCGAAGGGGATGAGCCAGTTGTTAAATCAGCCGGCCGCATGA
- a CDS encoding mediator complex, subunit Med16, translating to MPMIMDDGINVDDLFGESASLELGLPATAPTSNSTKGLAQRLDEMRLLGCCQKIAWSKQGCIAYISQDTLRVNLRHLECRPSDGKWVLSDDTPLHPVAEAHGGQPLVHLCWNEIGSELAVVDSSGRVSIYNIAISLNSLAGQRQAAFDPVDDATQIVGMMWLNIQRSVHAFNVAAMVQGRRAYSPFRRRPIGPFHPAGKAALLCVTRSGIIRLLYQNPDNKWAEISAELKNASYSDRLLTHAAIVATQNGILIATYSACQKIYFYRVQINWTPPQWDPSQLKQAPNQFPVPSFRFMHSKVEAPCIIPSASRNGEATNDGMPSSTNPLYCLTRLDIVLAAHDNSAGMTTNPWIIAVFSIPPHATPDHSQQQSPCSVIVRWQLESAPQVLHPKFDEVNAKKNNAQIKPKSVLRRQEDMYCDRYVTMIEQTEHGNVLAVTYDDSSVTFYDPKTMAVLNGTDDTNTLTSLAHAGFQYPPDSAGSFPSRYRGGTKFDTSIAGLHISFSPSGCNAVTLDGEGQAQLRVMEHSYGAENGLYDENKFSAAVASLTLAFCRGCGSEFNTDDILLILKRQASPDAQISFINEVYRALGVNCNYTQENDKLMSHQYLPKCLSVQAALGFIDKYKSRNFASNVPWTILQLRHASVLYALFLQYLKGGVQAEPPDADAIRILLGNTKWALDLLHYVLNDLLDLADDLESLLSDQEAFAQKLKTISSLPLIILLSSMSRAFLRFICRGLRGIQAGYATAPLTGDAGVYYAEIYRTLDTSPVRIDVYEKLLAGVDSTVRHVYHGAGFGDNERPGPEKELLVNGRIPPVLVTAVSTILRQTVPALKPDIDRMAIYMGDYSWLGLGSDRRAELYRRTRDVDIIKKIPFRSTASAGSDETQSGKHNPSQVRRRCVRCCEIMCGAYPPRPQLSSRMMYKLGYVRYCICGGGWTLESDFHR from the exons ATGCCAATGATCATGGACGACGGCATCAATGTTGACGATTTGTTTGGCGAGTCTGCCTCTCTGGAGCTGGGCTTGCCAGCGACCGCCCCTACCTCTAACTCCACCAAAGGTCTTGCTCAGCGCTTAGATGAGATGCGACTTTTGGGGTGCTGTCA GAAGATTGCCTGGTCTAAACAGGGCTGCATTGCATATATCTCTCAAGATACATTGAGAGTGAATCTTCGTCACCTTGAATGTCGCCCATCTGACGGCAAGTGGGTGCTGAGCGATGACACTCCATTGCACCCAGTGGCAGAGGCCCATGGGGGCCAGCCTCTCGTCCATCTATGCTGGAATGAAATTGGGTCTGAATTAGCTGTGGTTGACTCGTCTGGACGAGTTTCGATTTATAATATTGCGATTTCTCTTAACAGTCTAGCTGGACAACGTCAGGCGGCGTTTGATCCAGTCGATGATGCGACTCAGATCGTCGGCATGATGTGGCTGAACATTCAACGTTCC GTTCATGCTTTCAATGTAGCAGCGATGGTACAAGGACGCCGGGCATATTCGCCATTTCGACGCCGCCCAATAGGTCCCTTTCACCCAGCTGGGAAAGCCGCTTTGTTATGTGTCACCAGATCTGGCATCATTAGGCTCTTGTACCAGAACCCCGACAACAAGTGGGCAGAGATCTCTGCAGAACTGAAGAACGCGAGCTACTCCGACCGACTTCTTACCCATGCCGCTATAGTGGCCACTCAGAATGGGATTCTCATCGCTACTTACTCTGCATGCCAAAAAATCTACTTCTATCGAGTGCAGATTAACTGGACTCCCCCACAGTGGGATCCGAGCCAGTTAAAGCAGGCACCAAACCAATTCCCAGTTCCAAGCTTTCGCTTCATGCATTCTAAAGTTGAGGCTCCTTGTATCATACCAAGTGCAAGCCGCAACGGGGAAGCAACTAACGATGGAATGCCATCCTCTACCAACCCACTATATTGCCTCACCCGCCTGGATATAGTCCTCGCCGCACATGACAATTCTGCAGGGATGACTACGAATCCATGGATAATAGCTGTTTTCTCGATCCCCCCCCACGCTACTCCTGACCACTCACAGCAACAGAGCCCCTGTAGTGTCATTGTCCGATGGCAGTTAGAGTCTGCTCCACAGGTGCTTCACCCAAAGTTTGACGAGGTGAAtgcaaagaagaacaatgcTCAAATAAAG CCAAAATCGGTGCTACGACGACAGGAAGACATGTATTGCGATAGATATGTCACTATGATAGAGCAGACTGAGCATGGAAACGTCCTAGCTGTCACGTACGACGATAGTTCGGTCACTTTCTATGATCCAAAGACGATGGCCGTCTTGAATGGAACCGATGATACGAATACACTGACTAGCTTAGCCCATGCGGGATTCCAATACCCCCCTGACTCTGCAGGTAGCTTCCCCTCAAGATATCGCGGTGGTACGAAGTTTGACACTTCTATAGCAGGTCTACACATCAGCTTCTCCCCTAGTGGCTGCAACGCTGTCACACTGGATGGAGAAGGCCAGGCGCAGCTACGGGTGATGGAACACTCGTATGGCGCGGAAAATGGACTTTACGATGAAA ATAAATTCtctgctgctgttgcctCTTTGACATTGGCATTCTGCCGCGGATGCGGAAGCGAATTTAATACGGATGACATATTGTTAATTTTGAAACGGCAAGCATCACCTG ATGCGCAAATATCTTTCATCAACGAAGTTTACCGCGCGCTGGGGGTCAACTGCAACTATACACAGGAAAATGACAAATTGATGAGCCATCAGTACCTACCAAAATGCCTTAGTGTACAAGCTGCGCTGGGATTCATTGATAAATACAAGTCACGGAACTTTGCATCTAATGTGCCGTGGACAATTCTTCAGCTTCGCCATGCTTCTGTTCTATATGCGCTGTTTCTCCAGTACCTTAAAGGGGGTGTCCAGGCAGAACCCCCTGATGCAG ATGCTATACGCATTTTACTTGGAAATACGAAATGGGCTCTGGACTTGTTACATTATGTTCTGAACGACCTTCTTGACCTCGCGGATGATCTAGAAAGCTTGCTTTCTGACCAGGAGGCCTTTGCCCAAAAAT TGAAAACCATAAGTTCTCTGCCCCTGATCATCCTCTTGTCTAGTATGTCCCGAGCCTTCCTGCGCTTCATCTGCCGGGGGTTGCGAGGAATTCAGGCCGGCTACGCTACCGCACCTCTGACGGGCGACGCTGGCGTCTACTATGCCGAGATTTATCGAACCCTAGACACGTCCCCTGTGCGAATTGACGTTTATGAGAAATTGCTTGCTGGGGTGGACTCGACCGTGCGACATGTCTATCATGGCGCAGGTTTCGGAGACAATGAACGGCCGGGCCCTGAAAAGGAGCTCTTAGTCAACGGCCGTATCCCCCCTGTTCTTGTTACAGCAGTCTCTACTATTCTCCGACAGACGGTCCCTGCGCTCAAGCCCGATATCGATCGGATGGCTATCTATATGGGTGACTACAGCTGGCTCGGCCTTGGGTCCGACCGACGTGCAGAACTGTACCGGAGGACCAGGGACgtggatatcatcaagaagatTCCTTTCAGAAGCACGGCATCTGCGGGCTCGGACGAGACTCAAAGCGGAAAACACAATCCCAGTCAGGTGCGCAGACGGTGCGTCCGTTGTTGCGAGATTATGTGCGGTGCCTACCCGCCACGCCCACAGCTATCGTCTCGCATGATGTACAAGTTGGGCTATGTGCGGTATTGTATTTGTGGAGGTGGATGGACACTGGAATCAGACTTCCACCGCTAG
- a CDS encoding 60S ribosomal protein uL29 yields the protein MSSKVKAGQLWGKNKDDLTKQLEELKQELSQLRVQKITGGASSKTQRIHDVRKSIARVHTVINANQRAQLRLFYKNKKYLPLDLRPKLTRDLRRRLTKHEASLKTERQKKREIHFPQRKFAVKA from the exons ATG TCTTCCAAGGTCAAGGCTGGTCAGCTCTGGGGAAAGAACAAGGATGATCTCACCAAgcagctggaggagctgaagcagGAGCTCAGCCAGCTCCGCGTCCAGAAGATCACTGGCGGTGCCTCGTCGAAGACCCAGAGAAT CCACGACGTCCGCAAGTCGATTGCTCGTGTCCACACCGTCATCAACGCCAACCAGCGCGCTCAGCTCCGCTTGTTctacaagaacaagaagtaCCTCCCTCTCGACCTTCGCCCCAAGCTTACCCGTGATCTCCGTCGCCGCCTTACCAAGCACGAGGCCTCCCTCAAGACCGAGAGACAGAAGAAGCGCGAGATCCACTTCCCCCAGCGCAAGTTCGCTGTTAAG GCTTAA
- a CDS encoding putative vesicle transport v-SNARE protein Gos1 (vesicle transport v-SNARE protein superfamily), whose translation MAASTGTGWAQLRQQARSLETQTESLFHSYSQYASMTKLPPDPSEEEIRLESQLKELLEKRQSLVSQLARLLDSEATLTSSALKQNNLARHREVLQDHRRELQRLTSAIAESRDRANLLTNVRSDIDAYRASNPAAAEADYMLEERGRIDQSHNVIDGVLSQAYAINENFGLQRETLASINRRIVGAASQVPGMNALIGKIGSKRRRDALILGAFIGFCFLMLLFFR comes from the exons ATGGCTGCCTCAACAGGTACCGGGTGGGCTCAGCTCCGGCAGCAAGCCCGCTCTCTCGAGACTCAG ACTGAAAGCCTGTTCCACTCCTACTCGCAATATGCGTCGATGACAAAACTCCCCCCGGACCcatctgaagaagaaatccgCCTGGAATCacaattaaaagaattaCTCGAAAAG CGTCAATCCCTCGTCTCCCAACTCGCCCGTCTACTCGACTCCGAAGCCACCCTGACCTCCTCTGCCCTGAAACAGAACAACCTCGCCCGCCATCGTGAAGTCCTCCAAGACCACCGCCGCGAACTTCAACGTCTCACATCCGCCATCGCAGAATCTCGCGACCGCGCAAATCTACTCACGAATGTCCGCTCCGATATAGATGCCTATCGGGCGTCGAATCCCGCTGCCGCCGAAGCCGACTACATGCTCGAGGAGCGGGGTCGGATCGACCAAAGCCACAATGTGATAGACGGCGTTTTGAGCCAAGCATACGCCATCAACGAAAACTTTGGGCTTCAGCGCGAGACGCTGGCCAGTATTAATCGGCGTATTGTTGGAGCCGCTAGTCAGGTGCCCGGGATGAATGCGTTGATCGGGAAGATTGGGTCGAAGCGGAGGCGAGATGCGCTTATCTTGGGGGCCTTTATCGGGTTCTGCTTTTTGATGCTGCTTTTTTTCCGATAA